In the genome of Natronomonas salina, the window CCTGCCGGAGCGCGTTGAGCCGACGGTAGACGGTCGGCAGCGAGTATCCCGTCGCGTCGGCCAGTTCGCGTGCGCTGTGGGACTCCCTCGCGAGGACGTACCAGCAGTGGCGGGTCTTCGGGTCGCCCAGCACGTCGAGGACGCCGTCGTCGACGTCGAGGCCGGCGGGCGACCGCGCCTGCAGCCGCTCGACGACCGCCCGGAGGTCGTCCGCCTCGACGGGCTTGACGAGGTACTCGTCGAAGCCCATCTCGACCACGTCGGCGTCCGGCTCTACGCCCGTCAGCATCACGACCCGGCAGCCGTACCCCCGTTCGCCGATGGCCTCCAGGACCGCCTCGCCGGGACGGCCCGGCATCCGGCGGTCGAGGAAGACGACGTCGACCTCCCCGTCTTCGTCGTCGAGCACCTCGAGGGCGGCCTCGCCGTCGTAGGCCGTCCGGGTGTCGTACTCGTCAGCTAGCTGTGCGGCGCGGCCGTCGACGAGGGCCGGTTCGTCGTCGACGAACAGGACCGTCGGTCTCTCTCCCATGTTAGTTCCTCCCACCCGAGGGCTGGTTGACTCCCGTCTCCCTGGTAGAAAGGCGTTACGCCGATGTCTGACGCGGGCGTGACGGCTCTCCGGGTCCCCGACCGGTGCGTCTCTCGGCTACCGGTACTGGTTCAGCCGCTGCTTCAGTCGCTTCGCGGACTGGCCGACGGCGCCGAAGTACGCCGACTCCGTGTCGGCGCCCTCGCCGGCGAAGATGATGCCGCGCGAGGAGTTGACGAGGCCGACGTCGGTGCCGTCGCGGTCGGCGAGGCCGTACTCGACGGCCGCCTCCGCGTCGCCGCCCTGGGCGCCGACGCCCGGGACGAGGAACGGCAGGTCGACGA includes:
- a CDS encoding response regulator codes for the protein MGERPTVLFVDDEPALVDGRAAQLADEYDTRTAYDGEAALEVLDDEDGEVDVVFLDRRMPGRPGEAVLEAIGERGYGCRVVMLTGVEPDADVVEMGFDEYLVKPVEADDLRAVVERLQARSPAGLDVDDGVLDVLGDPKTRHCWYVLARESHSARELADATGYSLPTVYRRLNALRQADLIASQIAIDPGGDHYETFAAVPTRIEIEIPGEDPVAVERHETEPA